GCGCTGCCACCTGGCCGACGACACCTGCCGCCGGGTGGAGCCCGGTCTGGAGGAACGGGCGGGCCTGCGCCAGCTCGCCGCCTGCCACCACGCCGGCCCCTAAGGGGTCCAAGGTTGTTTACCCCCTGCCACCAGACCTGCGGCGCGGCAGGGGTTGCTGGCAGCTCACCTGGGCCTTTGGAACATTCCCACGTTTTGTCCTTCACCGAATATTCAACGTCTGTCATCAAAGCCACAGCTAGACGGAATGATCCATTCATTTGGCGGCTTGTGTGCTTTTTGTCAGTCTTGTTCGGCTTGATCGCGAGCCACAGAGTCCTGGGACATGAGACATCCCACGCGTCTGATGGCCATCCTCTTCCTGCTCATGGCAGGACTGGCCACCACAACCCCCCAAGCGGCGAACGCGCAAGCCGCCACCCTGCAGGAGGCGGTCATCGCCGCCATGACCGAAACCTCGCAGTCAGCCGGCTCCTCCCTGGCCGCCGCCGGTGCGGGCTTCGAGGTCAACATCCAACGCCAGGCCCCCGGCTGGGCTTTCGGCTCCGGCGTCATCAAGGCGCCGGCCGAGGAGGGAGCCCACCCCGAGGGCTGGATGTTCCTGGCCCGGCTCACCTACGGCTCCTGGACGGCCGCGCTCGACGGCACCGCCGCCTTCGCCGACCTGGCCACCGCGGCTCCCGAGGGCGTGGTCTCCTTAGGGGAGAAGCAGACCTTCGCGAGCAACGCCCGGCAGCAGAGCCAGTCGCTCGCAGCCACCGTCGACACCGGCCTGGGCCTGCCCTGGCGGCAGGGCGCCTCCTGGCTGCTGATCGGCGGCCCGCACGGCTGGTCCGGCAGCCCCCGCCCCTGGTCCAGCCTGGACTTCGACTCGCGAGCCGCCAACCGCGACGTGCTCGCCGCGAGCCCCGGCCGCGCCTACTGGGTCTGCTCCAACGGCGGCCACATCCGCATCATTCACGACAACGGCTACACCACCGAGTACTACCACCTGCTCAACGAGATCAAGCCGAACGGCGAGCGCGTCAACACGGGCGACTACCTGGGCATGACCTCCACCCGCGTGCCCTGCGGCGGCTCGGCGGGCAGCAACCACGTGCACTTCTCCGTCCGCGAGAGCGGCCAGTTCATCTCCCTCGAAGGCCGCACGGTGGGCGGCTGGACCTGGCACGAGGGCGGCGCCGCCTACGGCGGCTACGCCACCCGGGGCACCGAACGCAGGAACGTGGGGACCTATCTGGTCAACTACGGCCCGTCCGGCGGGCCCGGTGAGCCGAAGGTCTTCGAGAACCAGCAGAACTGGAACATCCCCGACCTCAGCTGGGCCGAGTCGTACATCACCGTCTCCGGCGTCGGCGGCAATGCCCCTGCCAACCTGCAGATCTACGCCGACGTGCACCATGGCTGGCGTGGCGACCTGCGGCTGCGGCTGATCGCTCCGGACGGGCGCTCCTACCTGCTGCGCACCCCGGACCCGGACGACAACGGCACCGTGATCCACGAGATCTACACCCGCGACGCCAGCGCCACACGCGCCGACGGCCGGTGGATCCTGCGCGCCGAGGACGTGGACGCCAACCACTCCGGCTACATCGACGCCTGGCGGCTGACCTTCCCGGCCAGCTGACGGTTCGCCTGGACCTTGCGGTGGGAGGATTGTACCCTCGGGAAGATTCCCCCGATCAGGGTAGAAAGCACCATGGCGCACTCCTTCCACCAGGCCCTTTCCGCCGCCATCGAAGCCCGCGGGCTCACCCTGGAGCGCCTGCGGGCGCACCTGGCCGAGCAGGGCCACACCGTCAGTGCCGCCACTCTGTCCGGCTGGCAGCGGGGCCGCATCCGCCCGGGACGCCATCGGTCGGTGCGGGCCATCGCCGGCCTGGAAACCATTCTGGGCCTGCCCGAATACAGCCTGGTCTCCCTCATCGGGCCGCCGCGCCAGGCCGGGGCGGCGACCCCCGGCAAGCCCGTGGCGCACGAGCAGCTCTGCCCGGCCGGTCCCAGCGTGCGCCCCCTGCTGGCCGGTCTCGGCGGAGAGCAGCGCCCCCTGCTGCGCACCCTCACCTGCCATGACCACATCGTCGTCGGCGAACGGCGGGACGAGCGCCTCGTGCGCACCACCCTCACGCTCAAGTCCGTCGGCTCCGGAGTCGACCGCTACGTCGCCATCCACTACAACGAGCACGGTCGCCCGCCGCACGACCTGCACGTGAACGCCTGCCAGATCGGCGAGGTGCGCACGGATCCGGCCAACGGCCTGGTCGCCGCCGAGTTGCTGTTCGACCGGCCGCTGGCGGCGGGCGAGACCTACGTGCTGGACTACACCTTCTCCTACCGGCCGCCCGGCCCGCCCGCGGACTGCCGCTACCGCTGGTTCCGCCAGTGGGCGGGCTTCTACCTGCTGACGGTCGAGTTCACCCGCCCCGCCATACCGGCCAAGTTGTATCGAACCTGGCAACCCTCCGGCACCGCACCGCTGGTGAGCCTGGCTCCCATCCGGCTCATCGCCGGAACCAGCGCGCACATCGCCGAGACCGACCAGCGTCCTGGCCTGGCCGGACTGCGCTGGGAATGGAGCTAAAGGAGGCCACCGGCGACGAGCTCCGCCACCGCGTTGGCCGTATCCGGGCTGTGACCCACAGCGGCAGCCGCCGGGCCTGAAGGCGCATTTCGAATCGGAACGAGTTGATCCGCCTTCGACACGCTCGCCTACAAGGACCGCAACCTGGTCGAGCGGTGTTTCGCCAAGCTCAAGCAGTGGCGAGCCGTCGCCACCCGCTTCGACAAGCTCGCCGACCGCTACCTCGCGGGCGTCACGATCGCATCGATCATGCTCTGGCTCCGCCAAACCGAATTATCAGACAGGCCTTAGCACGAGACCGTAGGCCGCGGCGGTCCTGGTGTGGACGGTACGGGTCTGGTCGAGCCAGAACGCGTAGCCGGACTGGCGTGAACTGGCGGGCAGGAGCTTGGCGACCCCAATCATCAGCGGGTTGAGCCCTTGCCCGTCGAGCGCTTCACTCTGGCGCTGCTCCTTTCGCCCCGCCTCAGGCACGCCACGCGACCGTGCTGATCAGCGAGGCGTTCTATGGGCCGCTGCAGTACCTGGAGAGGTCCATACGCACCGCCACGAGCAGCCGTCCTGATCGTCATGTTCGTAGACGCAGACTGGTGCGTGACCCAAAGCGACTGCTCCGGAGCGACGGTGATGGGTGCGGGCGGCGACCGCGACGGCTGGGCCGCAGCCGTCGAAAGCTGTTCTGCGTCGGTCACAGGCGCGAATTCATGCTATTTATCGCACACTATTTCGGAGTTATCCTTTCGCCAATCTCACAGATTCATGCTCTTCATTCGGCGTGAATTTCTTTCCGAAAGGCGACGAGATGGTACGCGCAATCCTCGTGATGTTACCGACGCTATCCCCAGCCGCCGCTGACGCTTCACTGGCACGGGCGATCTGGCTGTGGGGCAGGGCGACCGCGTCGGCGGTTGTCGTCGACTGGTCCGTCCAGCACGGCTTCAAGGAGATCTTCGGCTCCGTCCTCCGTGACGTGACCTCCGGCCTGCCACTGCTCCAGACTCTGAAGGCCAGGGCGCACGGGGCAGGGATCGAGCCCTCCTACGCGGGCGTCGCGATCCGCCACTACGACGCCTGGCGGAAACTGTGATCCTGATGGTCGCCGCGCTCGCGCTCGCGGCCACCATGGCGATTCCTGTTCCAGCCGCGGAAGGGCCCGCCGTGACGATCGACTCCGCTGTCGCAGAGCACGGGGTGGTACGACTGGTCGGGCGCTTTACGGGTGCCTACGACGTGACGCTCGTCGTCGACGGCCGCCGGATCGAGCGTGTCAGGACCAAGGACGACAATGCCGACGACAGCGGGTCCTGGTCGCACGAGTTCGACACCGGCGGTCTCGACGGCGAGGTGGAGATCTACGCCAAGGCCACCAATGCGGCCACCCGCTACGGCGTGTGGTCTGCACCCGTCCAGATCAGGGTGGGTGACCCGGCCCCTCGAGTCGGCATCACCGAACCCGCGGACGGCGCGAGGCTCACCCAGCCCACGCCGGTGCGGATCTCGGCCAGCGCCGACGCCCGCGTGGTCCGGGTTCGAATCAACGGCGGACCATGGCGGCGAGCAGCGGGCGCCCACGGGCGATTCGTCACGCTGATCAACCCTGGACAGTACGGCGACGTGATGGCGAGCATCGAGGCGGAGGTTGTCGGCGCCGACGGTGACACCACCAGGTCGGCCACCCGCTACGTGGCGCTCGGTAAGGCGAGTCCGCAGCGCCCGGCGCCACACAAGCAGGACAGGGCGATATGGATGTGGGAGCAGGCTTCCTACAACCTCGTGCTCAACCCTGGATCGCGCCGCCTGTTGGAGACCGCCGTGCCCGAGGTGACCACGCTCTACCTGGGCGTCGACACCTACGCGGGCAGGGATCTGCTGGAGGACGCCCGTCAGGAGCTGCGCGACGTGCTGGCCTGGGCACACGGGCGGGGCATGAAGGTGCACGCCACCGTGGCCGGCGGGACCCGCCCGCCGTACCTCGGCGCACTGCCCCGCTACCGCGACCGTGCGGTGGGCGAGATGGAGCGGGTGCTCAACTACAACCTGTCCTCCAAGCCGGAGGAGCGCTTCGACGGCATCAACGTTGACATCGAGCCGTACAGCCTGCCGTGGTTCGGCACGGCCAAGCCCGAGGTTCAGATCCAGTGGCTGGACACGTTGCGGGCGATGATCAGGCGACGGGACGCGTCGGGACAGCCGCTGCTGTTCGGGCCGGCCGTACCGCGCTGGCTGGACACCTCGGCGTGCTGCACCGGCATCTCGTACGGCGGTGCGACGCGCAGCATGGCGGAGCACATCCAGGCCATGTCCGACTACATCGCGATCATGGACTACCGAGACCAGGCGCTGGGCAGCGCCGGCATCGTCGCGCACGCGGCGACCGAGCTCGCCTTCGCCGAGCGTATCGGCAAGCCGCTGTCCGTCGTGGTCGGCGTGGAGACGCTGGACATCGCCTCCAGCGGCGATCCCTCGAGCATCACGTTCAGGGAAGAGGGCAGGACCTTCATGGAGGCCGAGCTAGGGCAGGTCTACCAAGCCTTCGCCGCCTCTCCGGCGTTCGCGGGCGTCGCCATGCACCACTACGACTCCATCCGCGCGCTGCCCACCGTCTGGGGGCCGTCGGCCGAATTCCCGCCCATCCCCGCGGACTCCGCGCCGCCTTCGGGCGTCGCCACCCCGCCCGTGGCCATGGCCTTCGACCATGCGAGCGTCGACCTGTCGTACGGCAGGGCTTCCGACGACACCGAGGTCGAGGCGTACGAGGTGCACCGGTCGACCGAGGCAGGGTTCACCCCCGGACCGGAGACCATGGCGGCCAGGGCGCGCGGGCTCGCCCACACCGACGTGGGTCTGCTGCCGGGCACCACGTATCACTACCGGATCGTCCCGGTCGACGTGGCAGGCAGACGCGGTCCCGCCTCCGCGCCCGTCGCCGTGACGACGGCGGCGACCAACCTCAGGCCGGTGGTCGTCCGATCCATGGCCGTCACCAGGGCGGGCGGAGTGGCGAGGGTACGGCTGCGCGTCACCGACCTGCGGACGGGCGAGCCCGTCGCGGCCACGGTACGCGGCCGGTTCACCCTGTCGGCGGGCCGCTACGTCACCGTCCTCGCGGGAGCCGACGGCTGGGCCACCGCCGACTCCGAGACGCTCAAGCAGTCCTCGGGCGAGGTCGGCTTCCTGGTGCACAGGATGAGCGTGCCCGGCGGCTACTGGGCAGCCGCCTACGACCGCGATCGCGACATTACCTATAGGTGGTGAGAGAAGGAATTCATTCCTATAAATGCCGAAAATAGGAGTGAATAAGGGATTGACACCCTGATTTGTGCCGAGAAGAATCCCGTTATGGAGGCATTAAATGGAATGAATTCCCTCCCCCGAGGGAGACGATTCCGCACTCTCGCCGCACGGCTGCGACAGGAAATCGCCCAGGGTCAGTGGCCTGTGGGCGGCAGGCTACCGACAGAGACCGAACTGGCGAAGACCTACGCCATCGGCGTCAACACCGTGCGGCGAGCGGTCGACCTCCTGGTGGAGGAGGGGCTGGTACGCCGAAAGCAGGGTTCGGGAACGTTCGTGACCGCCGGTCCTGTCGCGAGCGGGATGACCCGGCCGCGCTTCATCGGCGTACTGGTCCCCTCCACCACCTACTACTTCCCTCGAGTCGTGCAGGGCATCGAACGAGCGGTCAGCGCCGCGGGCGCTCAACTCGTGCTGGCCTGCTCAGACTACGACCTCGACGTGGAGCTGGCGCAGACCAGGCAGCTCGTGGATGCCGGGATCTCGGGGCTGCTCCTGGTGCCGAACCTGCACCTCAGCGACGACCCGGCGGCACACCTGGCCGGGCTGCGCTCGCTGCCCGTGCCGTACGTGCTGGTGGAGCGCCGGCCGCAGGATCCCAGCCTGGCCGATCCCACCTCCTACGTCTGCACCGACGTGCTGGGCGGCGGCTACTCCGCCGTCCAGCATCTCCATGGCCTCGGCAGGAGCCGGATCGGCTACCTCGGCAGGATCGGCACCGCCACCTCGGAACAGCTCTTCGACGGTTACCGCCGTGCGATCGCCGATCTCGGCCTGCCGGAGCTTCCGGCGGCCGTGGCCAGACAGCCTTCCTGGACCGGACCCGACCTCCTCGCATACGCCAACCAGTGCGTCAGGGAGAAGGTGCGCGGCGTCGTTTGCCTCGGCGACCGCGAAGCCACCGCGCTGCTGCCGTACTTGCGCAGAGTCGGGCTGTCCGTCCCCGACGAGGTCGCGCTGATGGCCTACGACGACGAGGTCGCCGACCTGGCGGAGGTGCCGATCAGCGCCGTCTCTCCGCCCAAGGAGGAGGTCGGCCGTATGGCGGCCGAAGTGCTGCTCCGCCGCATCGAACTGGGACCCGTCGCGCCCGTCTGCCGCGTCGTGCTGCAGCCCAGGCTCGCCGTCCGAGCCTCCTGCGGCGCGGCCGCCGGCGCGCTCGTCGAGGTCCGCGTCCCCACCTGATCGCTAGAGACCCCCAAGGAGCACGACCATGAGATTTCGCATGCTCGTTTTCGGGCTGGCGACCGTTCTCACCGTCGCAAGCACGGCCGCCTGCTCAGGATCCGGCCAGGAATCCGGCCCGGTGACCATCCGGCTCGGCTTCTACGCCGCCGCCGGAGACCCCGCCGACAAGACCATGCGGGAGCTGATCAAGGAGTTCCAGGCCGCCAACCCGTCGATCAGGGTGGAGCTGGAGGTCGCGCCGTACATGCAGTTTTTCCAGCGGGTGCGCACCCAGATCGCCGGCGGCAAGGCGCCCGACGTGTGGCTGTCCGACGGCGTGCTCGTGCAGGAGTTCGCCGCGCGCAACGCGCTCACCGACCTGAGCGAGCGGATCAAAGGCGTGAACGCCGCCGACTTCCACGGCCTCGACCTGGCCAAGGACGCCAAGGGGCGGGTCTTCGGCTTTCCGCAGGGC
This window of the Nonomuraea africana genome carries:
- a CDS encoding proprotein convertase P-domain-containing protein; amino-acid sequence: MRHPTRLMAILFLLMAGLATTTPQAANAQAATLQEAVIAAMTETSQSAGSSLAAAGAGFEVNIQRQAPGWAFGSGVIKAPAEEGAHPEGWMFLARLTYGSWTAALDGTAAFADLATAAPEGVVSLGEKQTFASNARQQSQSLAATVDTGLGLPWRQGASWLLIGGPHGWSGSPRPWSSLDFDSRAANRDVLAASPGRAYWVCSNGGHIRIIHDNGYTTEYYHLLNEIKPNGERVNTGDYLGMTSTRVPCGGSAGSNHVHFSVRESGQFISLEGRTVGGWTWHEGGAAYGGYATRGTERRNVGTYLVNYGPSGGPGEPKVFENQQNWNIPDLSWAESYITVSGVGGNAPANLQIYADVHHGWRGDLRLRLIAPDGRSYLLRTPDPDDNGTVIHEIYTRDASATRADGRWILRAEDVDANHSGYIDAWRLTFPAS
- a CDS encoding helix-turn-helix domain-containing protein; protein product: MAHSFHQALSAAIEARGLTLERLRAHLAEQGHTVSAATLSGWQRGRIRPGRHRSVRAIAGLETILGLPEYSLVSLIGPPRQAGAATPGKPVAHEQLCPAGPSVRPLLAGLGGEQRPLLRTLTCHDHIVVGERRDERLVRTTLTLKSVGSGVDRYVAIHYNEHGRPPHDLHVNACQIGEVRTDPANGLVAAELLFDRPLAAGETYVLDYTFSYRPPGPPADCRYRWFRQWAGFYLLTVEFTRPAIPAKLYRTWQPSGTAPLVSLAPIRLIAGTSAHIAETDQRPGLAGLRWEWS
- a CDS encoding fibronectin type III domain-containing protein codes for the protein MILMVAALALAATMAIPVPAAEGPAVTIDSAVAEHGVVRLVGRFTGAYDVTLVVDGRRIERVRTKDDNADDSGSWSHEFDTGGLDGEVEIYAKATNAATRYGVWSAPVQIRVGDPAPRVGITEPADGARLTQPTPVRISASADARVVRVRINGGPWRRAAGAHGRFVTLINPGQYGDVMASIEAEVVGADGDTTRSATRYVALGKASPQRPAPHKQDRAIWMWEQASYNLVLNPGSRRLLETAVPEVTTLYLGVDTYAGRDLLEDARQELRDVLAWAHGRGMKVHATVAGGTRPPYLGALPRYRDRAVGEMERVLNYNLSSKPEERFDGINVDIEPYSLPWFGTAKPEVQIQWLDTLRAMIRRRDASGQPLLFGPAVPRWLDTSACCTGISYGGATRSMAEHIQAMSDYIAIMDYRDQALGSAGIVAHAATELAFAERIGKPLSVVVGVETLDIASSGDPSSITFREEGRTFMEAELGQVYQAFAASPAFAGVAMHHYDSIRALPTVWGPSAEFPPIPADSAPPSGVATPPVAMAFDHASVDLSYGRASDDTEVEAYEVHRSTEAGFTPGPETMAARARGLAHTDVGLLPGTTYHYRIVPVDVAGRRGPASAPVAVTTAATNLRPVVVRSMAVTRAGGVARVRLRVTDLRTGEPVAATVRGRFTLSAGRYVTVLAGADGWATADSETLKQSSGEVGFLVHRMSVPGGYWAAAYDRDRDITYRW
- a CDS encoding GntR family transcriptional regulator; protein product: MNSLPRGRRFRTLAARLRQEIAQGQWPVGGRLPTETELAKTYAIGVNTVRRAVDLLVEEGLVRRKQGSGTFVTAGPVASGMTRPRFIGVLVPSTTYYFPRVVQGIERAVSAAGAQLVLACSDYDLDVELAQTRQLVDAGISGLLLVPNLHLSDDPAAHLAGLRSLPVPYVLVERRPQDPSLADPTSYVCTDVLGGGYSAVQHLHGLGRSRIGYLGRIGTATSEQLFDGYRRAIADLGLPELPAAVARQPSWTGPDLLAYANQCVREKVRGVVCLGDREATALLPYLRRVGLSVPDEVALMAYDDEVADLAEVPISAVSPPKEEVGRMAAEVLLRRIELGPVAPVCRVVLQPRLAVRASCGAAAGALVEVRVPT